Proteins encoded together in one Rhinoraja longicauda isolate Sanriku21f unplaced genomic scaffold, sRhiLon1.1 Scf000591, whole genome shotgun sequence window:
- the LOC144591128 gene encoding uncharacterized protein LOC144591128: ALIAYPCQNDAVHCVHFVTLLGSSVQASLKVAVGANLMAIVILCRGKCGLSKCITRYLVYMAAADLMVLIFEVILYEIKDAYWPYSLLNYTPVCSVNLALLFFSIDCSVWLTVAFTFDRHIAISCQSLRTKYCTEKIAAIAIAIVCLVSAVENIPIFFVYEPREILDGLPWSCYVKSSFYTDPMWIAFLWLETILCPFAPFILIMLLNSLTIRHIVRANRVRSALRGAISHTDPEIDNRRKSIILLLAISGNFIFLWMVLFICHLFVYFTDTQFLEANYNDPFTIAEQSGYMLRCLSACTNTFIYAVSQGKFREELKNIVRRPLSIFTSLKYIIYFNHLK, from the exons TGCTCTGATTGCTTACCCTTGCCAAAACGACGCTGTTCACTGCGTCCACTTTGTAACGCTGCTGGGCAGTAGCGTGCAAGCAAGTCTGAAAGTAGCTGTCGGAG CTAATCTGATGGCGATCGTGATTCTCTGCCGCGGAAAATGCGGTCTATCGAAATGCATCACGCGTTATTTGGTGTACATGGCAGCTGCCGATCTAATGGTTCTGATATTTGAAGTAATTTTGTATGAGATAAAAGATGCCTATTGGCCATATTCATTGCTCAATTATACCCCTGTTTGCAGCGTTAATCTCGCGCTGTTGTTCTTTTCTATTGATTGTTCGGTCTGGTTAACTGTGGCTTTCACCTTTGACCGACATATAGCTATCAGTTGCCAGTCCCTGCGAACAAAATACTGCACCGAAAAGATCGCGGCAATAGCCATTGCAATTGTGTGTTTAGTGAgcgctgtggaaaacatcccgaTCTTCTTTGTTTATGAACCTCGGGAAATACTTGATGGTCTGCCATGGTCATGTTATGTAAAATCAAGCTTCTACACCGACCCAATGTGGATCGCATTTTTATGGCTGGAAACTATTTTATGCCCATTTGCACCTTTCATTTTGATCATGCTCCTTAATTCTCTGACCATCAGGCACATCGTACGGGCTAATAGAGTGAGGAGCGCTCTCCGAGGAGCCATCAGTCACACCGATCCAGAAATTGATAACCGTAGGAAGTCAATCATATTATTGCTGGCAATCTCAGGCAATTTTATATTCCTATGGATGGTGCTTTTTATTTGTCACCTGTTTGTGTACTTTACCGACACTCAGTTTTTAGAAGCAAATTACAATGACCCTTTCACTATTGCGGAACAATCCGGATATATGCTGAGGTGCTTAAGTGCTTGCACAAATACTTTTATTTACGCAGTGTCTCAGGGTAAATTCAGAGAGGAATTGAAGAATATAGTTAGGCGTCCACTAAGTATATTCACTAGTTTAAAATACATAATTTATTTTAATCACCTGAAGTGA